One genomic region from Rosa rugosa chromosome 1, drRosRugo1.1, whole genome shotgun sequence encodes:
- the LOC133710498 gene encoding glyoxylase I 4-like: MKERMGNPLQLKSLNHISLVCRSVEKSIDFYQNVLGFFPVRRPDSLDFNGAWLFNYGIGIHLLQAEDPEKLPKISQINPKDNHIPFQCESMVRVENKLKEMEIEYVWSRVEEGGINVDQLFFHDPDGTMIEICNCDNLPVIPLVGDQPLRSCTGVKCKVQQQQQEAIAQMKPQQQTMTCLRSNSIHMNEDYLPCA; this comes from the exons ATGAAAGAAAGAATGGGAAATCCTCTGCAATTGAAGTCCTTGAATCACATATCACTGGTTTGCAGGTCGGTCGAGAAATCCATCGATTTCTACCAGAATGTTCTTGGCTTCTTTCCCGTTAGGAGGCCTGACTCCCTAGACTTCAATGGTGCATG GTTATTCAACTATGGCATTGGCATTCATCTCCTTCAAGCTGAAGACCCCGAGAAGCTGCCTAAGATCAGCCAGATTAACCCCAAAGATAACCACATTCCTTTCCAG TGTGAGAGCATGGTCAGAGTGGAGAACAAATTGAAGGAGATGGAGATCGAATACGTGTGGAGCAGGGTAGAGGAAGGAGGGATCAACGTTGATCAGCTCTTCTTCCATGACCCAGATGGCACCATGATCGAGATCTGCAACTGTGACAACCTCCCTGTGATACCCCTAGTTGGAGATCAACCTCTCAGATCTTGCACAGGTGTGAAGTGCAAAGTGCAGCAGCAACAGCAAGAAGCAATAGCCCAGATGAAACCTCAGCAGCAAACCATGACCTGCCTGCGTTCTAATTCTATACACATGAACGAAGACTATCTTCCTTGTGCTTGA
- the LOC133710474 gene encoding F-box/kelch-repeat protein At1g55270-like, with amino-acid sequence MVLKEEKMDRRRMIQPPLVDSTACLCRVDAGLKTVAGAKKYVPGAKLCLQPDIKASIHPTRSKPARGESSRNQSPLLPGLPDDLAIACLIRVPRVEHRKLRLVCKRWYRLLAGNFFYSLRKSIGIAEEWIYLIKRDRDGKISWHAFDPVYQLWQSLPPVPKEYSEALGFGCAVLGGCHLYLFGGKDPLKGSMRRVIFYSARTNKWHRAPDMLRRRHFFGSCVINNCLYVAGGENEGVHRSLRSAEVYDPNKNRWSFISDMSTAMVPFIGVVYEGKWFLKGLGSHRQVLSEVYQPENDSWYSVYDGMVAGWRNPSASLNGHLYALECKDGCKLRVYDEATDSWSKHIDSKIHLGNSRALEAASLVPLNGKLCIIRNNMSISLVDVSKSNDAGGASAEHLWETLAGKGQFRTMVTNLWSSLAGRNRLKSHIVHCQVLQA; translated from the exons ATG GTGTTGAAGGAAGAAAAGATGGACAGAAGAAGAATGATACAGCCTCCATTG GTGGATAGCACAGCATGTTTATGCAGAGTTGATGCTGGTCTTAAAACTGTTGCTGGAGCAAAAAAGTATGTCCCTGGGGCAAAGCTTTGTCTGCAACCAGACATTAAAGCATCCATTCATCCAACTAGAAGTAAGCCTGCACGTGGTGAGAGTAGCCGCAATCAATCCCCTCTTCTTCCTGGACTCCCCGATGATCTTGCTATTGCTTGCCTAATTCGGGTCCCAAGAGTGGAGCATCGCAAGCTCCGCCTAGTTTGCAAAAGATGGTACCGTCTTCTGGCTGGCAACTTCTTTTACTCCCTCCGTAAGAGCATTGGCATTGCTGAAGAATGGATATACTTGATTAAAAGAGATCGAGATGGGAAAATATCTTGGCATGCCTTTGACCCTGTATATCAGCTATGGCAGTCCCTTCCTCCTGTTCCTAAGGAATATTCTGAAGCTCTTGGATTTGGTTGTGCTGTACTCGGTGGCTGTCACCTCTATCTGTTTGGAGGAAAGGACCCTCTAAAGGGATCAATGAGACGAGTCATTTTTTACAGTGCCAGGACCAATAAATGGCATCGTGCCCCAGATATGCTTCGCAGACGACATTTTTTTGGCTCGTGTGTTATAAATAACTGCCTCTATGTTGCTGGTGGAGAGAATGAGGGGGTGCATAGGTCCTTGAGATCAGCAGAAGTCTATGATCCCAACAAGAATAGATGGTCCTTCATTTCAGATATGAGCACTGCAATGGTGCCTTTCATCGGGGTTGTCTACGAAGGCAAATGGTTCTTGAAGGGGCTTGGGTCTCATCGACAAGTCCTGAGTGAGGTCTATCAACCAGAAAATGACAGCTGGTACTCTGTGTATGATGGAATGGTTGCAGGCTGGAGGAACCCCAGTGCTTCTTTAAATGGGCATCTCTATGCTTTGGAGTGCAAGGATGGCTGCAAACTCAGAGTTTACGATGAAGCAACTGATTCTTGGAGCAAGCATATCGACAGTAAGATACATTTGGGTAACTCTAGGGCCTTGGAGGCAGCTTCCCTGGTTCCCCTTAACGGTAAACTTTGCATCATCCGAAATAATATGAGTATTTCGCTTGTTGATGTTTCGAAATCAAATGATGCTGGTGGAGCAAGTGCTGAACATCTATGGGAAACTCTAGCAGGCAAAGGGCAGTTCAGGACAATGGTCACAAATCTGTGGTCAAGCCTTGCCGGCAGAAACCGCCTCAAAAGTCACATAGTTCACTGCCAGGTTCTTCAAGCTTAG
- the LOC133710493 gene encoding uncharacterized protein LOC133710493: MSGGTPTGGYMRQRHSQGYASSGDDLEDDACSMMHSPSASSPRVWSKREIAENLIWLASAAGIVYLGDSKSNLIYLLWHDDRIRRLPLYIGMVGVVLNFIIFCYTSMSAWSVGRFDEKWELASISALPFVTLLGAISFCLFCFALWPIWGVLTLPLLFTLFMAGMVIFPYIIIGIFRKQHDVLRTDNAFSDFSEKQY; this comes from the exons ATGTCGGGTGGCACACCAACCGGTGGATATATGAGGCAGAGGCATAGCCAGGGCTATGCGTCGAGTGGAGATGATCTTGAGGATGATGCATGCTCGATGATGCATAGTCCGTCAGCTTCGAGTCCGAGAGTTTGGTCAAAGAGAGAGATTGCGGAGAATTTGATTTGGCTTGCCTCGGCAGCAGGCATTGTGTACTTGGGTGATTCGAAATCCAACTTGATATATCTCTTGTGGCATGATGACCGAATAAGAAG ATTGCCGTTGTACATTGGGATGGTGGGTGTGGTTTTGAATTTTATCATCTTCTGTTACACAAGTATGTCAGCATGGAGTGTCGGGCGATTTGATGAAAAATGGGAATTAGCAAGTATATCTGCTCTGCCGTTTGTGACACTACTTGGTGCCATTTCCTTTTGCCT GTTCTGCTTTGCTCTGTGGCCAATATGGGGGGTTTTGACCCTTCCTCTTCTG TTCACGCTGTTTATGGCAGGCATGGTTATATTTCCATACATTATAATTGGGATATTTAGGAAACAACATGATGTGCTGCGTACAGATAATGCCTTCTCAGATTTTAGTGAGAAACAATACTGA
- the LOC133710479 gene encoding probable ethanolamine kinase, whose protein sequence is MGAVKNIWNGREVAEAPDCSQIQIPTSSLSVDPSLPLPQITPLITELCKDLFEKWSNLDDSRFSVETVSGGITNLLLKATVKEEDGNDVSVTVRLYGPNTDYVINRERELQAIKYLSAAGFGANLLAVFGNGMVQSFINARTLVSLDMRNPKLAAEIARELRRFHQVEIPGSKEPQLWIDMFKFYEKASSLEFDDSEKQKIYKTISFSEVYNEIVELKELTSHFNAPVVFSHNDLLSGNIMVNDEEEKLYFIDFEYGSYNYRGFDIGNHFNEYAGYECDYSLYPTKDEQYHFFRHYLGTDKPQEVSDKDLEALYVEANTYMLASHLYWALWGIVQAKFSPIKFDYLGYFFLRYNEYKKQKEKCLSLARSFLSRSEAG, encoded by the exons ATGGGAGCGGTGAAGAACATCTGGAACGGGAGGGAAGTAGCTGAAGCTCCAGATTGCTCTCAGATCCAAATCCCCACTTCTTCTCTCTCCGTCGACCCTTCCCTCCCTCTCCCCCAAATCACGCCGCTCATAAc AGAGTTGTGCAAGGATCTTTTTGAGAAATGGTCAAATTTGGACGATTCTCGCTTCTCGGTCGAGACGGTTTCCGGCGGCATCACGAATCTGt TACTGAAGGCTACCGTGAAGGAGGAAGATGGAAATGACGTGTCTGTAACAGTCAGATTGTATGGCCCTAACACCGATTACGTTATCAATCGCGAAAGAGAATTGCAG GCGATCAAGTACCTCTCGGCTGCAGGGTTTGGTGCAAATTTGCTTGCAGTTTTTGGAAATGGAATGGTGCAGTCGTTTATAAATGCACGTACACTTGTCTCATTAG ACATGAGAAATCCAAAGCTGGCCGCCGAAATTGCCAGGGAACTACGCAGATTCCATCAGGTGGAAATTCCAGGTTCTAAGGAACCTCAGCTGTGGATTGACATGTTCAAGTTCTACGAGAAAG CCTCTTCTCTTGAATTTGATGACAGCGAGAAGCAGAAAATCTACAAAACTATTTCATTTAGTGAAGTTTACAATGAAATCGTTGAGCTCAAG GAATTGACTAGCCATTTTAATGCTCCAGTGGTTTTTTCTCACAATGACTTGCTTTCTGGAAATATAATGGTTAATGACGAAGAAG AGAAACTCTACTTCATTGATTTCGAGTATGGATCATACAATTACAGAGGCTTTGACATTGGGAATCACTTTAATGAATATGCAGGCTATGAATGTGACTACAGCTT ATACCCAACCAAGGATGAACAATACCATTTCTTCAGGCATTATTTGGGAACTGACAAACCACAGGAG GTATCAGACAAAGATCTGGAAGCTCTCTATGTTGAGGCAAATACATATATGTTAGCTTCGCACTTGTACTGGGCTTTATGGGGAATAGTCCAG GCGAAGTTTTCTCCAATTAAGTTTGATTATCTCGGTTACTTCTTCCTGCGATACAACGAATACAAAAAGCAGAAGGAAAAGTGCTTATCGTTGGCAAGATCATTCCTGTCACGATCTGAGGCAGGGTAA